The following proteins are encoded in a genomic region of Brachypodium distachyon strain Bd21 chromosome 1, Brachypodium_distachyon_v3.0, whole genome shotgun sequence:
- the LOC100827308 gene encoding serine/threonine-protein kinase AtPK2/AtPK19, translated as MVSSEINSVTTTHAQGPKLFTGTIILPKGPPDVVVPENIEFDFNDVFGATAVQTPTEVSILTPESPAPFAESSDEVYNDPVVITKRSHSLVGPTSLVSQSLPLSKLTLHETDSTPDLLECLSKEKESNQDQLSDEELTNPKKENEVVGLDDFEVLKLVGQGAFGKVYQVRKKGTSEIYAMKVMRKDKILEKNHAEYMKAERDILTKVDHPFVVQLRCSFQTKYRLYLVLDFVNGGHLFFQLYQQGLFREELARIYTAEIVSAVSHLHANGIMHRDLKPENILLDDHGHAMLTDFGLAKEFDENTRSNSMCGTVEYMAPEIVQGRGHDKAADWWSVGILLFEMLTGKPPFFGGNRDKIQQKIVKEKMKLPAYLSSEVHSLLKGLLHKEAGRRLGSGPGGSDEIKNHKWFKSVNWKRLEARQIQPSFCPNVAGQTCIANFDECWTSMPVQDSPVASPVAADSNFLGFSYVRPAPFLQRPSPLG; from the exons ATGGTTTCCTCTGAGATAAATTCTGTTACAACAACTCATGCACAGGGGCCCAAGCTCTTCACAGGGACCATAATTCTGCCAAAAGGGCCTCCAGATGTTGTAGTTCCTGAAAATATTGAGTTTGATTTTAATGATGTTTTTGGTGCCACGGCAGTCCAGACACCCACAGAAGTAAGCATTCTCACTCCAGAGAGCCCTGCACCTTTCGCTGAGTCCAGTGATGAGGTATACAATGATCCTGTAGTCATTACCAAGCGATCTCATTCTCTTGTTGGTCCAACCTCACTTGTTAGCCAGTCCTTGCCACTTAGTAAGCTTACACTGCATGAGACGGATAGCACGCCAGATCTTTTAGAGTGTCTTtctaaagaaaaggaaagtaATCAGGATCAACTTAGTGATGAAGAGCTAACCAATCCAAAAAAGGAGAACGAGGTTGTTGGACTCGATGACTTTGAAGTCTTGAAGCTTGTGGGCCAAGGGGCATTTGGCAAAGTCTATCAGGTGAGAAAGAAAGGTACTTCTGAAATATATGCAATGAAAGTCATGAGGAAGGACAAGATTTTGGAGAAGAACCATGCTGAGTACATGAAAGCCGAGAGAGATATACTGACAAAAGTTGATCATCCTTTTGTGGTGCAGCTGAGATGCTCCTTTCAG ACAAAGTACCGACTTTACCTTGTCCTGGACTTTGTGAATGGGGGCCATCTCTTCTTCCAGCTTTACCAACAGGGCTTGTTTAG GGAGGAACTTGCGCGCATCTATACTGCTGAAATCGTATCTGCTGTATCCCACCTTCATGCCAATGGGATTATGCATAGAGATCTGAAGCCTGAGAACATCTTATTGGATGATCATGGTCAT GCCATGCTGACCGATTTTGGTCTGGCAAAGGAATTTGATGAAAACACTAGATCAAACTCAATGTGTGGCACTGTGGAGTATATGGCTCCAGAAATTGTTCAGGGCCGAGGTCATGATAAGGCTGCAGACTGGTGGAGCGTGGGGATCCTTCTTTTTGAGATGCTTACGGGCAAG CCCCCATTTTTTGGTGGAAACAGGGACAAAATTCAGCAGAAGATCGTGAAGGAGAAGATGAAACTTCCGGCTTATTTGTCTAGTGAAGTCCATTCTCTGTTGAAAGGC ctaCTGCACAAGGAAGCTGGCAGGCGACTTGGAAGTGGACCAGGCGGCAGTGACGAAATAAAGAACCACAAGTGGTTCAAGTCAGTAAACTGGAAGAGACTCGAGGCTCGACAGATCCAGCCAAGCTTCTGCCCTAATGTTGCTGGTCAGACCTGCATCGCAAACTTCGACGAGTGCTGGACGAGTATGCCCGTGCAGGACTCTCCGGTGGCCAGCCCCGTCGCTGCAGACAGTAACTTCCTGGGGTTCAGTTACGTGCGGCCCGCGCCATTCCTTCAAAGGCCGAGTCCTCTAGGCTGA
- the LOC100827004 gene encoding eukaryotic translation initiation factor 2 subunit beta produces MADEEQMEKKEEQTEITPFDPTKKKKKKKVVIQDPSDEVDKLAEKTESLAVTESGEPSFTGLKKKKKKHVELDPSLIEAGDGEDTLDDQIGEDEQGEGIVLGGATQYPWEGTDRDYTYEELLGRVFNILRENNPDLAGDRRRTVMRPPQVLREGTKKTVFVNFMDLCKTMHRQPEHVMTFLLAEMGTSGSLDGQQRLVIKGRFAPKNFEAILRRYINEYVICNGCKSPDTILSKENRLFFLRCEQCGSSRSVAPIKTGFVAQVGRRKAGA; encoded by the exons ATGGCGGACGAAGAGcagatggagaagaaagaggagcaaaCGGAG ATAACACCCTTTGATCCAactaagaaaaagaagaagaagaaggttgtGATTCAAGATCCATCTGACGAGGTTGATAAGTTGGCTGAGAAAACTGAGAGCTTGGCAG TCACAGAGTCTGGTGAGCCAAGCTTTACAggattaaaaaagaagaagaagaaacat GTGGAACTTGATCCATCTCTTATTGAGGCTGGAGATGGTGAAGACACTCTTG ATGATCAAATTGGAGAAGACGAACAAGGAGAAGGGATTGTGCTTGGTGGTGCAACCCAATATCCATGGGAAGGAACTGACAGAGATTACACCTATGAAGAG TTGCTTGGCAGAGTCTTCAATATCCTGCGTGAGAATAATCCAGATCTTGCTGGTGATAGACGAAGAACTGTCATGCGGCCCCCTCAAGTTCTTAGGGAAGGCACAAAAAAGACAGTTTTTGTGAATTTCATGGACTTGTGCAAAAC AATGCACAGGCAACCTGAACACGTGATGACATTTTTACTTGCTGAGATGGGAACAAGTGGATCGCTTGATGGGCAACAAAGGTTGGTTATCAAAGGAAGATTTGCTCCGAAAAACTTTGAAGCAATACTAAGGAGATATATCA ATGAATACGTCATATGTAATGGATGTAAGAGCCCAGATACCATCCTATCTAAGGAGAATCGGTTGTTCTTCCTTCGCTGTGAACAG TGTGGATCGTCAAGGTCAGTCGCTCCTATCAAGACTGGATTTGTTGCCCAAGTTGGCCGTCGGAAGGCTGGAGCTTAA
- the LOC100827920 gene encoding photosystem II repair protein PSB27-H1, chloroplastic, with the protein MRPASSPVPAMLAAPSAASVAKPLPAPRSNNSITAQAAASRRDVLAGSGLGAALLLCGAPVPPQARAASDDEYTSETKEVIGKVRSTISMDKADPKVADAVTELRELSNSWVAKYRREKSLLGRQSFRDMYSALNAVSGHYISFGPTAPIPNKRRTRILEEMDAVEKSLSRGR; encoded by the coding sequence ATGAGGCCGGCATCGTCTCCCGTCCCTGCCATGCTCGCCGCCCCTTCAGCGGCGTCCGTGGCGAAGCCCCTCCCCGCGCCTCGCTCCAACAACAGCATCACGGCGCAAGCAGCAGCGAGCAGGCGCGACGTcctcgccggcagcggcctcggagcggcgctgctgctgtgcggggcgccggtgccgccgcagGCGCGCGCGGCATCGGACGACGAGTACACGAGCGAGACCAAGGAGGTGATCGGGAAGGTGCGCTCGACGATCAGCATGGACAAGGCGGACCCCAAGGTGGCGGACGCCGTGACGGAGCTCCGGGAGCTGTCCAACTCGTGGGTGGCCAAGTACCGGCGCGAGAAGTCGCTGCTGGGGCGGCAGTCGTTCCGGGACATGTACTCGGCGCTCAACGCCGTGTCCGGGCACTACATCAGCTTCGGCCCCACGGCGCCCATCCCCAACAAGCGCCGCACGCGCATCCTCGAGGAGATGGACGCCGTCGAGAAGTCGCTCAGCCGCGGCCGCTGA